In a genomic window of Chloroflexota bacterium:
- a CDS encoding slipin family protein: MEAILGLLSTFGVFIIVLLAILSSAIKIVQEYERGVIFRLGRLVGAKGPGLFFIIPIIDRMVKVDLRVVTLDVPSQEAITKDNVTVKVNAVVYFRVIDPAAAVVNVEDYRRATWNIAQTTLRNVMGQSELDELLAHRERINQKLQQIIDEATEPWGVKVSIVEVKDVELPQTMQRAMARQAEAEREKRAKIIHAEGELQASQMLSEAAGIIAREPAAIQLRYLQTLTEIAVEKNSTILFPIPLEFFRAFESMFKTAAAEADQISGSGAPSA, from the coding sequence ATGGAGGCAATACTGGGTTTGCTCTCGACGTTCGGCGTGTTCATCATCGTCCTGTTGGCCATCCTCAGCTCGGCCATCAAGATCGTGCAGGAATACGAACGCGGTGTGATCTTCCGCCTGGGACGGCTGGTGGGTGCAAAAGGTCCGGGGCTGTTCTTCATCATCCCCATCATCGATCGCATGGTGAAGGTGGACTTGCGCGTCGTCACGCTGGATGTGCCTTCCCAGGAGGCGATCACCAAGGATAACGTCACGGTCAAGGTGAACGCGGTGGTATACTTCCGCGTCATCGACCCCGCGGCCGCCGTCGTCAATGTGGAGGATTACCGCCGGGCCACGTGGAACATCGCCCAGACGACGCTGCGCAACGTCATGGGGCAGTCGGAGCTGGACGAGCTGTTGGCCCATCGAGAGCGGATCAACCAGAAGCTGCAGCAGATCATCGACGAGGCCACGGAGCCCTGGGGCGTGAAGGTGAGTATCGTCGAGGTGAAGGACGTGGAGCTGCCGCAGACCATGCAGCGGGCGATGGCCCGCCAGGCGGAGGCGGAGCGGGAGAAGCGGGCGAAGATCATCCACGCCGAGGGCGAGCTCCAGGCCTCCCAGATGCTGTCAGAGGCGGCGGGCATCATCGCTCGCGAGCCCGCGGCCATTCAGCTGCGCTATCTGCAGACCCTGACGGAGATCGCCGTCGAGAAGAACTCCACCATCCTCTTCCCCATCCCCCTGGAGTTCTTCCGTGCTTTCGAGTCGATGTTTAAGACGGCCGCGGCGGAGGCCGATCAGATTAGCGGATCCGGCGCCCCATCGGCTTGA
- a CDS encoding ComEA family DNA-binding protein, whose product MQDWWLRYRSYVFLSLAWALLGGLVVLTMRRPLGTPVELIPPPTPTATPTPAPIRVYVSGAVRAPDVYELRPGAIVRDAVQAAGGATAEADLEAVNLALLLADGMHVHVPRQGEASGIPPITRASDASASGVKAAARVNINTATAEELDTLPGIGPTMAQRIIEGRPYEKPEDILRVPGIGDAIFAKLRDRITVR is encoded by the coding sequence ATGCAGGATTGGTGGCTTCGTTATCGTTCTTATGTGTTCCTCTCGCTTGCCTGGGCGCTGCTGGGTGGCCTGGTTGTGCTCACCATGCGGCGCCCGTTGGGCACCCCCGTTGAGCTGATTCCTCCGCCCACCCCCACGGCCACGCCGACGCCGGCTCCCATTCGGGTGTATGTCAGCGGCGCGGTGCGGGCACCCGACGTCTATGAGCTGCGCCCGGGTGCCATCGTGCGGGACGCGGTGCAGGCCGCGGGCGGCGCCACGGCGGAGGCTGATCTGGAGGCGGTCAACCTGGCGCTGCTCCTGGCCGATGGCATGCATGTCCATGTGCCACGACAGGGAGAGGCCTCTGGGATACCCCCCATCACCCGGGCATCAGATGCCTCCGCGAGCGGCGTCAAGGCCGCCGCGCGGGTCAACATCAATACGGCTACAGCGGAGGAGCTGGATACGTTGCCGGGGATTGGCCCGACGATGGCTCAGCGTATCATCGAGGGCCGTCCTTACGAGAAGCCGGAGGATATCTTGCGTGTGCCCGGCATTGGGGATGCGATCTTCGCCAAGTTGCGAGATCGTATCACCGTGCGATAG
- a CDS encoding DUF2142 domain-containing protein, with protein MQRRVPRPIPPAVAWFLGALLYFLLWAWIIPPWQAPDEPLHYEYALAMSELHRLPTAADISPERQQRILSLLAESDFWRYLGEPTPHPMPEAFAQSPDPFLSRSGTQIGDEPALYYIIPAVAFQGISDPVHRLRFMRLYSALLSAVVVALAYATARELWPDRRMIAHVAAGWVALLPMAGFIGSSANNDALVNLWGGLLAWWMVRGSRRGWTPARLGALALILCALPLSKKLGLALMPLGGVVLVWSLLRGMSPRRRRWFGLGLGLLCVLTLAVFLRPVPDQPAAWGRRGPVRYGARTPLVAHSGRYAFLLPDLGVEKPSWIVQALPEAIARRMRGHVVTLRAWVRSDVPSRIRLTVDDGVAPKEKVVGTTERWQEVVLSGQIAPEATRLRIIFSREEGAYAGAVYLDDVSLIALGHEWIANGSAESPKRYVEGFAAAYLRLPPWFLRGLLEPSSYDLAALRRYGLYIALLFPNFWANFGWLTLPLPIWAYGVIALVCAFVAWGWRYGRRLWAARWQRRALILLTLQMAFMVVGILLPMIGRDWQPQGRYLFPALVPVAIGWAGGWAGWGDRLLLRRWWIAPMAFMAGVAIGSLWGIVIPHYYLGPR; from the coding sequence GTGCAGCGACGAGTTCCAAGACCTATCCCGCCGGCCGTCGCATGGTTCCTGGGGGCCCTGCTCTATTTCCTGCTATGGGCCTGGATCATCCCCCCCTGGCAGGCTCCTGACGAGCCGTTGCATTACGAGTATGCCCTGGCGATGTCCGAGCTGCACCGCCTGCCGACGGCCGCCGATATCTCCCCCGAGCGACAACAACGGATCCTCTCCCTTCTAGCCGAGTCCGATTTCTGGCGCTATCTGGGAGAGCCCACGCCGCATCCGATGCCGGAAGCTTTCGCCCAATCGCCGGATCCTTTCCTGAGCCGATCCGGTACCCAGATCGGCGACGAACCCGCGCTTTATTACATCATCCCGGCCGTCGCGTTCCAGGGGATCTCCGACCCCGTTCACCGGCTGCGGTTCATGCGCCTCTACTCCGCCCTCCTCAGCGCTGTCGTGGTGGCTTTGGCGTATGCCACGGCCCGGGAGCTGTGGCCCGATCGTCGCATGATTGCCCATGTGGCGGCCGGTTGGGTCGCCCTGCTCCCCATGGCCGGGTTCATCGGCTCGTCCGCCAACAATGATGCCCTGGTGAACCTATGGGGGGGGCTGCTGGCCTGGTGGATGGTCCGGGGGAGCCGCCGCGGCTGGACGCCTGCTCGTCTGGGCGCCCTGGCGCTGATCCTCTGCGCGTTGCCGCTCAGCAAGAAGTTGGGATTGGCCCTGATGCCCCTGGGCGGGGTGGTCCTGGTGTGGTCGCTGCTCAGGGGGATGTCCCCCCGACGTCGGAGGTGGTTCGGCCTGGGGCTGGGCCTGTTGTGCGTGTTGACCCTGGCGGTCTTCCTCCGCCCCGTCCCCGACCAGCCCGCGGCGTGGGGGCGGCGTGGGCCTGTACGGTATGGGGCGCGCACGCCCCTCGTCGCCCACTCCGGCCGGTACGCCTTTCTCCTGCCCGACTTGGGGGTCGAGAAGCCCTCCTGGATCGTACAGGCGCTCCCGGAGGCCATCGCCCGCCGGATGCGAGGGCACGTCGTGACGCTGCGGGCCTGGGTCCGCTCCGACGTCCCGTCCAGGATCCGACTGACGGTGGACGACGGCGTGGCGCCGAAGGAGAAGGTGGTTGGTACGACGGAGCGATGGCAGGAGGTGGTGCTGTCTGGTCAGATCGCCCCGGAGGCCACCCGGTTACGGATCATCTTCTCCCGTGAGGAGGGGGCGTACGCGGGAGCGGTCTATCTGGACGATGTGAGCCTGATCGCCCTGGGGCATGAGTGGATCGCAAACGGATCGGCGGAGTCGCCCAAACGCTACGTGGAGGGGTTTGCGGCCGCCTATTTGCGACTGCCCCCCTGGTTCCTCCGCGGCCTCCTGGAGCCGAGCAGCTATGATCTGGCCGCCTTGCGGCGCTATGGGCTCTACATCGCGCTGCTCTTTCCCAACTTCTGGGCGAACTTCGGCTGGCTTACGCTGCCTCTCCCGATATGGGCGTATGGGGTGATCGCCCTGGTGTGCGCGTTCGTCGCATGGGGATGGCGATATGGCAGACGTCTGTGGGCCGCCCGCTGGCAGCGCCGGGCTCTGATCCTTCTGACCTTGCAGATGGCCTTCATGGTCGTGGGGATCCTCCTTCCCATGATCGGGCGTGATTGGCAACCCCAGGGGCGTTACCTGTTCCCGGCCCTGGTCCCGGTGGCCATCGGCTGGGCGGGGGGCTGGGCGGGATGGGGGGACCGCCTCCTCCTGCGGCGATGGTGGATCGCGCCCATGGCCTTCATGGCGGGGGTAGCGATCGGGTCGCTGTGGGGGATCGTGATCCCGCATTACTATCTCGGCCCAAGGTGA
- a CDS encoding rhomboid family intramembrane serine protease, translated as MIPLGDSTPRRSVPVVTYTLIGLNVVFFLVELAQGPHLEQFIRQWGAVPSRLMQWPQNPAVLITLITSMFLHGGWFHLIGNMIYLWIFGDNVEDRLGSARYLLFYLVGGLAAGILQTLLTPHSNVPAIGASGAVAAVLGAYLVFFPAAQVLVGIPLFFWFEVIAMPAVLVLGFWFIGQFFNGLLSLATGPAAFTGGVAWWAHVGGFVAGMLLGPILRPRWRRRMPEAVYIYYYR; from the coding sequence ATGATCCCGCTAGGTGACAGCACGCCCCGGCGCAGCGTCCCCGTCGTCACCTATACGCTCATCGGGCTCAACGTGGTCTTCTTCCTGGTAGAGCTGGCTCAAGGCCCCCACCTGGAGCAGTTCATCCGACAATGGGGCGCTGTGCCCAGTCGTCTGATGCAGTGGCCGCAGAATCCGGCCGTGTTGATCACGTTGATCACCAGCATGTTCCTGCACGGGGGATGGTTCCATCTGATCGGGAATATGATCTACCTGTGGATCTTTGGGGATAACGTGGAGGATCGCCTGGGCTCCGCCCGCTATCTGCTCTTCTATCTGGTCGGCGGCCTCGCCGCGGGCATTCTGCAGACACTGCTCACACCCCACAGCAACGTCCCGGCCATCGGCGCCAGCGGAGCGGTGGCCGCCGTCCTGGGCGCATACCTGGTGTTCTTCCCGGCGGCCCAGGTGCTGGTCGGCATCCCTCTCTTCTTCTGGTTCGAAGTGATCGCCATGCCCGCCGTGCTCGTCCTGGGGTTCTGGTTCATCGGGCAGTTCTTCAACGGCCTGTTGTCGCTGGCCACCGGCCCGGCCGCCTTTACGGGCGGCGTGGCCTGGTGGGCTCACGTGGGCGGCTTCGTAGCGGGGATGCTCCTGGGCCCCATCCTGCGCCCTCGTTGGCGCCGCCGCATGCCCGAGGCGGTCTACATCTACTACTACCGTTAA
- a CDS encoding DNA-binding protein produces the protein MSRSRRWSLLSLLLLVLWLGGCLLASPTPVVTPTPIPSPTPVPATAPPTSVVTPVGPFYELFVEPDDGRAPVLSAISEAQDTLRIVMYLITDPEIIQAMKDAAARGVEVRLLLELNPYGGSSQNVLVANELKEAGVIVRWDPRTIRYLHQKTIIVDEAYALVMTGNFTTSAFTANREYIVRTTHPQDVAEIIATFEADWARQAVRHSDPSLLWAPDNARDELLQLIDGAQATLDIEHQNMQDEEVVDHLVAAARRGVRIRHITTPRYPLEEDADEPGRERLRRAGAQIRYLDDPYVHAKAIIIDGRQALVGSINLTTNSLDFNRELSVLFAETQPVQRLLRQFDADWEKGREEAFPQVATPEAGYIDHSQAARYFYQEITVEMPVKATYNSGRVIWLMPDEDRDRNFKVVIFPSVWGKWPEPPDQYYAGKTIRVTGLIKKYRGWPEIIVNDPSQIEILP, from the coding sequence ATGAGTCGCTCTCGTAGATGGTCCCTGTTGTCGTTGTTGCTGCTGGTGCTGTGGCTGGGTGGCTGCCTGCTGGCGTCCCCCACGCCTGTCGTCACACCCACACCGATCCCTTCGCCCACCCCGGTGCCTGCCACGGCGCCGCCGACGAGCGTGGTGACGCCGGTCGGCCCGTTCTACGAGCTGTTCGTGGAACCGGACGATGGCCGGGCTCCTGTGCTATCCGCCATCTCGGAAGCTCAGGATACGCTTCGCATCGTGATGTACCTGATCACGGATCCCGAGATCATCCAGGCCATGAAGGATGCGGCCGCGCGTGGCGTGGAGGTGCGCTTGCTGCTGGAGCTCAACCCGTATGGCGGCAGCTCGCAGAACGTCCTCGTGGCCAATGAGCTGAAGGAGGCCGGGGTGATCGTGCGCTGGGACCCGCGCACGATCCGCTACCTGCACCAGAAGACGATCATCGTGGATGAGGCGTATGCCCTGGTCATGACCGGCAACTTCACCACGTCGGCGTTCACGGCCAACCGGGAGTACATCGTACGCACGACACATCCCCAGGATGTGGCCGAGATCATCGCCACGTTTGAGGCGGACTGGGCGCGCCAGGCGGTCCGGCACAGCGATCCCAGCCTGCTGTGGGCCCCGGATAACGCTCGGGATGAGCTGCTTCAGCTGATCGACGGCGCCCAGGCGACTCTGGACATCGAGCATCAGAACATGCAGGATGAGGAGGTCGTGGATCATCTGGTGGCCGCCGCGCGGCGGGGTGTGCGGATCCGTCACATCACCACGCCGCGCTATCCGCTGGAGGAGGATGCGGATGAGCCGGGGCGGGAGCGACTGCGCCGCGCGGGCGCCCAAATTCGCTACCTGGACGATCCATACGTCCATGCCAAGGCTATCATCATCGATGGACGGCAGGCCCTGGTGGGTTCGATCAATCTCACCACCAACTCGCTGGATTTCAACCGCGAGCTGAGCGTCCTGTTCGCTGAGACGCAGCCGGTTCAGCGGCTGCTGCGGCAGTTCGACGCGGATTGGGAGAAGGGTCGTGAGGAAGCCTTCCCCCAGGTGGCCACGCCGGAGGCCGGGTACATCGATCACAGCCAGGCAGCCCGCTACTTCTATCAGGAGATCACCGTGGAGATGCCGGTGAAGGCCACTTACAATAGCGGCCGCGTGATCTGGCTGATGCCAGACGAGGACCGGGATCGGAATTTCAAGGTAGTGATCTTCCCGAGCGTGTGGGGCAAGTGGCCGGAGCCTCCGGATCAATACTATGCGGGCAAGACCATCCGAGTGACCGGGCTCATCAAGAAGTACCGGGGGTGGCCGGAGATCATCGTGAACGACCCATCGCAGATCGAGATCCTGCCGTAG
- a CDS encoding cysteine desulfurase-like protein gives MASISRDWSQVRAQFPALSLTVNDRPAVYFDNPGGTQVPQCVIDAMTHYLRQANANVHGAFLTSQRTDEILADAHQAMADMLNASSPDEIVFGPNMTTLTLAISRAIGRLIRPGDEIVVTRLDHDANIAPWLALEEQGAVIRWVDFDVEDCTLDMEDMRSKINERTRLVAVGYASNAVGTVNDVATITRWAHEAGAWIYVDAVQYAPHGPIDVQALGCDFLVCSAYKFFGPHVGVLYGRYDLLDQLPAYKVRPAPDDPPGKFQTGTQNHEGIAGTAAAVEYLAELGRTFGREHQTAFPDFTGRRRDVHAGLAAIRAHERDLVARLIDGLIQIPGLRVYGITDPDAFDQRVPTVSFTIQGISPREIATRLGQEGIFVWDGNYYALAVTQRLGVEESGGMVRVGLVHYNTAEEIDRLIETLHQMTQEGP, from the coding sequence TTGGCATCCATTTCACGCGACTGGTCCCAGGTGAGAGCCCAATTCCCCGCGCTTTCCCTCACCGTGAACGACCGCCCCGCGGTGTACTTCGACAACCCCGGCGGCACCCAGGTCCCCCAATGCGTCATCGACGCCATGACGCATTATCTGCGCCAGGCGAACGCCAACGTACACGGCGCCTTCCTGACCAGCCAGCGCACCGATGAGATCCTGGCCGATGCCCACCAGGCCATGGCGGACATGCTGAACGCCAGCTCCCCAGACGAGATCGTCTTCGGCCCCAACATGACCACCCTGACCCTGGCGATCAGCCGAGCCATCGGCCGGCTGATCCGCCCCGGCGATGAGATCGTCGTCACCCGGCTGGACCACGACGCCAACATCGCCCCCTGGCTGGCGCTGGAAGAACAAGGAGCCGTGATCCGCTGGGTCGACTTTGACGTGGAGGATTGCACACTGGACATGGAGGATATGCGCTCCAAAATCAACGAGCGCACACGCCTGGTGGCGGTCGGCTACGCGTCTAATGCCGTGGGCACCGTCAACGACGTGGCCACCATCACCCGGTGGGCACACGAGGCGGGCGCATGGATCTATGTGGACGCCGTCCAATACGCGCCCCACGGCCCCATCGACGTACAGGCCCTCGGCTGCGATTTCCTGGTCTGCTCCGCCTATAAGTTCTTCGGCCCACACGTGGGCGTGCTCTACGGGCGCTATGATCTGCTAGACCAGTTGCCGGCCTACAAGGTGCGTCCGGCCCCAGACGATCCCCCCGGGAAGTTCCAGACGGGCACACAGAATCACGAGGGGATCGCGGGCACGGCCGCCGCCGTAGAATACCTGGCGGAATTGGGCCGCACATTCGGGCGAGAGCACCAAACGGCATTCCCGGACTTCACCGGTCGCCGTCGCGATGTGCACGCCGGGCTGGCGGCCATCCGGGCGCACGAGCGCGATCTGGTGGCCCGACTCATCGACGGGCTGATCCAGATCCCAGGGCTTCGCGTGTACGGGATCACCGATCCCGATGCCTTCGACCAACGAGTCCCAACGGTCTCCTTCACGATCCAGGGGATATCCCCCCGGGAGATCGCGACGCGCCTCGGGCAAGAGGGCATCTTCGTATGGGATGGAAACTACTACGCTTTGGCCGTCACGCAGCGCCTGGGAGTGGAGGAATCCGGCGGCATGGTCCGGGTGGGACTCGTCCACTACAACACGGCCGAGGAGATCGACCGACTGATCGAAACGTTGCATCAGATGACGCAGGAGGGTCCATGA
- a CDS encoding (Fe-S)-binding protein, whose protein sequence is MSLPPLLPLKDVGTVTLFVTCMVDTFYPEVGEAVVDLLEGLGLQVAFPEAQTCCGQPAYNAGYREDAKALARRFLDVFENAEVIVTPSGSCAAMIRHGYPDLFSDDPGTLARAQRIAERTWEFSQFLVDGLGITDLGARFDGKIAYHASCHLTRMLGITHPPRVLLSHVRGAQLVDLPGYDECCGFGGLFAVKMAEISSAMLARKLRNIDRSGADIVITCDVSCMTQINGGLHRSGMPQRAYHLAQFLAEHRT, encoded by the coding sequence ATGAGCCTGCCGCCGTTGCTTCCGCTAAAGGACGTCGGCACCGTCACTCTGTTCGTCACCTGCATGGTGGACACGTTCTACCCTGAAGTAGGAGAAGCTGTCGTCGACCTGCTGGAGGGTTTGGGATTACAGGTTGCCTTTCCAGAGGCGCAAACGTGCTGCGGCCAACCGGCCTACAACGCCGGCTATCGAGAGGACGCCAAAGCGCTGGCGCGGCGCTTCCTGGACGTGTTTGAGAACGCCGAGGTGATCGTGACGCCGTCCGGCTCCTGCGCGGCCATGATCCGTCACGGCTATCCAGACCTCTTCTCGGACGATCCCGGGACGCTGGCCAGAGCCCAACGGATCGCGGAGCGAACGTGGGAGTTCAGCCAGTTCCTGGTCGACGGATTGGGCATCACCGATCTGGGGGCGCGCTTTGACGGGAAGATCGCCTACCATGCCTCCTGCCACCTCACGCGCATGCTGGGCATCACCCATCCTCCACGAGTACTGTTGAGCCACGTCCGCGGCGCGCAACTGGTCGATCTACCCGGATATGACGAGTGCTGCGGGTTCGGCGGCCTGTTCGCCGTCAAGATGGCGGAGATCTCCTCGGCGATGTTGGCCCGCAAGCTGCGCAACATCGATCGCAGCGGAGCGGATATCGTCATCACCTGCGATGTCAGCTGCATGACGCAGATCAACGGCGGGCTACACCGGTCCGGAATGCCGCAGCGAGCCTATCACCTGGCGCAATTCCTGGCTGAACACCGGACGTAA
- a CDS encoding LLM class flavin-dependent oxidoreductase → MADIQFGWRVPAFPADDSRGQVFIRQIHDMLRVVTRHFDSVWVADHFVPWARWQSPDVDTLECFSTMAYIAGAFPQLQVGSIVMSNSYRPPSLLAKMGATLQALTGGRFILGIGAGWKEDEYRAYGYPFPSTATRIRQLAEGVQVIKAMWTQSPATFYGRYYHIENAYCEPRPDPMIPVMIGGGGEKLTLRVVAQYADWWNFPGGSLENYAHKLEVLKEHCRAVGRDYDEIVKTWSTEMVAIAPTEAEARRMAQASPYFDGEHGLVGTPEQVAEQIQAFVDLGVKHFILRFADFPRPDAAQLFAEAVMPEFQRRA, encoded by the coding sequence ATGGCTGATATTCAATTCGGCTGGCGCGTGCCGGCCTTCCCGGCGGATGACAGCCGGGGCCAGGTCTTCATCCGGCAGATCCACGACATGCTACGCGTCGTGACCCGCCACTTCGATTCCGTGTGGGTAGCCGATCATTTCGTCCCCTGGGCCAGATGGCAGTCGCCCGATGTGGACACGTTGGAGTGCTTCAGCACCATGGCCTATATCGCCGGCGCCTTCCCGCAACTCCAGGTGGGCAGCATCGTGATGTCCAACTCCTATCGTCCACCCTCGCTGCTGGCCAAGATGGGGGCCACCCTCCAGGCGCTGACCGGAGGGCGCTTCATCCTGGGCATCGGCGCCGGGTGGAAGGAGGACGAGTATCGGGCCTACGGATATCCATTCCCCTCCACGGCGACGCGCATCCGGCAGCTCGCGGAGGGGGTACAGGTGATCAAGGCCATGTGGACCCAGTCACCGGCGACCTTCTATGGGCGCTACTACCACATCGAGAACGCCTACTGCGAGCCGCGACCCGATCCGATGATCCCCGTCATGATCGGTGGCGGCGGCGAGAAACTCACCCTGCGCGTGGTCGCCCAGTACGCGGACTGGTGGAACTTCCCCGGCGGCTCCCTGGAGAACTACGCGCACAAGCTGGAGGTGCTGAAGGAACACTGTCGGGCGGTGGGGCGCGATTACGACGAGATCGTCAAGACCTGGTCCACCGAGATGGTCGCCATCGCCCCGACGGAGGCCGAGGCGCGCCGCATGGCCCAGGCCAGCCCCTACTTCGACGGAGAGCATGGGCTCGTCGGCACGCCGGAGCAGGTCGCCGAGCAGATCCAGGCCTTCGTCGATCTGGGTGTGAAGCACTTCATCCTCCGATTCGCCGACTTCCCGCGGCCCGACGCGGCGCAACTCTTCGCCGAAGCGGTCATGCCAGAGTTTCAACGCAGGGCGTAA
- a CDS encoding PDZ domain-containing protein, producing MKHGVHTRGWTLLAMLVIISLVVSGCAQVLASSKPHAAAATPTPVAVEETSTTPTEETSEETPSLADAQAIVAAQETVLSHIYETVLPSVVHIRVVQKVEQSPEVPSWGFGFPGIPGFPYPYPGIPRTPQEFYRRGEGSGFVWDKEGHIVTNNHVVEDADRVEVVFADHSVAEAEVLGTDPDSDLAVIKVDVPAERLKPVTLGDSDALKVGQMAIAIGNPFGQEFTMTSGIISALGRTIRSGASPFSIPEVIQTDAAINPGNSGGPLLDRMGRVIGINAMIISRSGANAGIGFAIPINIAKMVVPDLIEKGTYEYAWLGITGANLVPEVAELMGLPKDTHGALVINVAKDSPADKAGLRGSDKTLKVEGAEYQFGGDVIVSINGQPVKGMDDLIAYLVKNTRPGDKVTLEVIRAKGQREKLTVTLEPRPRRYQKRSPQE from the coding sequence ATGAAGCACGGAGTGCATACACGCGGTTGGACGCTTCTCGCCATGTTGGTGATCATCAGCCTGGTCGTTTCCGGCTGTGCACAAGTGTTGGCCTCTTCGAAGCCGCACGCGGCCGCGGCGACGCCGACGCCCGTGGCGGTGGAGGAGACGAGCACGACACCGACCGAGGAGACGTCGGAGGAAACGCCCTCCCTGGCAGACGCCCAGGCAATCGTCGCCGCACAAGAGACGGTGCTGAGTCACATCTACGAGACAGTGTTACCTTCCGTGGTTCATATCCGTGTGGTACAGAAGGTGGAGCAATCTCCAGAGGTTCCCAGCTGGGGATTTGGGTTCCCCGGCATTCCGGGATTCCCTTACCCCTATCCGGGCATCCCAAGGACGCCACAGGAGTTTTATCGGCGAGGGGAGGGATCTGGCTTCGTCTGGGATAAGGAAGGGCACATCGTCACCAACAATCACGTGGTGGAGGACGCGGATCGCGTGGAGGTCGTGTTCGCCGATCACTCGGTGGCCGAGGCGGAGGTGCTGGGCACCGATCCGGATTCCGATCTGGCGGTGATCAAAGTGGATGTGCCGGCAGAGCGCCTGAAGCCGGTCACCCTGGGCGACAGCGACGCGTTGAAGGTCGGCCAGATGGCCATCGCCATCGGGAATCCCTTCGGCCAGGAGTTCACCATGACCAGCGGCATCATCAGCGCGCTGGGGCGGACGATCCGCAGCGGGGCCAGCCCGTTCTCCATCCCGGAGGTCATCCAGACGGACGCGGCCATCAACCCGGGGAACTCGGGCGGGCCGCTGCTGGACCGCATGGGACGCGTGATCGGCATCAATGCGATGATCATCAGCCGCAGCGGCGCGAACGCCGGCATCGGCTTCGCGATCCCCATCAACATCGCCAAGATGGTGGTACCGGATCTGATCGAGAAGGGCACGTATGAGTACGCATGGCTGGGTATCACCGGCGCCAACCTGGTGCCTGAGGTGGCCGAACTCATGGGGCTGCCCAAGGACACCCACGGCGCCCTGGTCATCAACGTGGCCAAGGACAGCCCGGCCGACAAGGCGGGCCTGCGCGGCAGCGACAAGACCTTGAAGGTCGAGGGCGCGGAGTACCAGTTCGGCGGCGACGTCATCGTCAGCATCAACGGCCAGCCGGTGAAGGGCATGGATGATCTGATCGCCTACCTGGTGAAGAACACCCGGCCCGGCGACAAGGTGACGCTGGAAGTGATCCGCGCCAAGGGACAGCGCGAGAAGCTGACGGTCACGCTGGAGCCGCGCCCACGTCGCTACCAGAAGCGCTCGCCTCAAGAGTGA